The Lentimicrobiaceae bacterium genome window below encodes:
- a CDS encoding SurA N-terminal domain-containing protein, whose translation MAVIGKIRKRSGLLVVVIGIALAAFILGDFSRKSSKGSNNVGKIDGEAISITDYNAKVDENTNLRKLNSGNENLSAEENFNIRNSTWDQMVNDVLMNAEYDELGIAVSEDELEDQILGKHPHMYIQQNFKDPQTGIFDPALVKNFLENLDKVEPQMKERYLYIEKAIKQDRIETKLKNLISKGYYVPKAFAQMDFIDKNRSASIRYFAAKYSDLADNTIKLTDADYEKYYNENKFRYQQEDSRDIDYIVFEALPSEIDRKKITEEVGKLYEEFKTTNEVPSFINAVSDSRFDSTWHKKGTLAPRIDSVMFSSQIGTFYGPYEENNIFHVAKLVDVQMRPDSMKASHILISYTGAQVREKINRTKERASQIADSLLMLIKRDASQFEVIAKKLSDDQSVKSNGGDLGWFADGTMVTAFNNAVMNGKTGDIVKCESPFGFHVIKITGKKEPVKNVKVAMLDLKIEPSNQTFQETYVKASSFQGGLKTADDFENTVKKQGLNKRNAQYLRQMDYTIPGIKYAREIIRWAYHEDTKKGSISQVFDVEGSYVVAVLKEIREKGIASLEQIKQQIEPLVKRDKKAETLTLQINSAMASVKDINQLAAKFNAKTDTISITFATYNLPQYGRETEVIGKTFTLKPGIVSKPIKGTVGVFVVIVDNFTEPTAKTDYKQDAFMMYNNFAGTVNRELYTIMKDNANIKDNRWMFY comes from the coding sequence ATGGCAGTTATTGGAAAAATCAGAAAACGCTCAGGACTACTTGTGGTTGTCATCGGCATAGCTTTAGCAGCTTTTATTCTTGGCGACTTCAGCCGCAAAAGCTCCAAAGGATCCAACAATGTAGGTAAAATTGACGGCGAAGCTATCAGTATAACCGATTATAATGCAAAAGTGGATGAAAATACTAACCTGAGAAAACTCAACAGCGGTAATGAAAATCTTAGCGCAGAAGAAAATTTTAACATCAGAAATTCCACATGGGACCAAATGGTTAACGATGTTTTGATGAATGCAGAATATGATGAACTCGGTATTGCTGTATCTGAGGACGAACTGGAAGACCAGATCCTGGGTAAGCATCCACACATGTATATCCAGCAGAATTTTAAAGATCCACAAACCGGAATATTTGATCCGGCATTGGTAAAAAACTTCCTCGAAAACCTTGATAAAGTGGAACCCCAGATGAAGGAAAGATATCTGTACATAGAAAAAGCCATAAAACAGGACAGGATAGAAACCAAACTGAAAAACCTGATTTCAAAAGGTTACTATGTACCTAAGGCGTTCGCCCAAATGGATTTCATAGACAAAAACCGCAGTGCTTCTATCCGGTATTTTGCTGCAAAATATAGTGACCTGGCAGATAACACAATAAAACTCACTGACGCTGATTACGAAAAATATTATAACGAAAATAAATTCCGCTACCAACAGGAAGATAGCCGTGATATTGATTATATAGTGTTTGAAGCTCTTCCTTCTGAAATAGACCGAAAAAAAATAACCGAGGAAGTAGGCAAACTGTACGAAGAATTTAAAACTACCAACGAGGTTCCATCATTTATCAATGCAGTGTCTGATAGCCGCTTCGACAGTACCTGGCACAAAAAAGGCACTTTAGCTCCTCGTATTGATTCTGTAATGTTTTCATCACAAATAGGTACTTTTTATGGACCCTACGAAGAAAACAACATATTTCATGTTGCCAAACTGGTGGATGTACAAATGCGGCCCGACTCAATGAAAGCAAGCCATATCCTTATAAGCTACACAGGTGCTCAGGTTCGCGAAAAAATAAACCGTACCAAGGAACGCGCAAGCCAGATTGCAGACAGCCTACTGATGCTGATTAAACGTGATGCTTCACAGTTTGAGGTTATTGCAAAAAAACTTTCCGACGACCAAAGTGTAAAATCCAACGGTGGTGACCTTGGCTGGTTTGCCGACGGAACCATGGTTACTGCTTTTAACAACGCTGTAATGAACGGGAAAACCGGTGATATCGTTAAATGCGAATCACCATTCGGGTTTCATGTTATAAAAATCACCGGTAAAAAAGAACCGGTAAAAAATGTAAAAGTGGCAATGCTCGACCTAAAAATTGAACCTAGCAACCAAACCTTTCAGGAGACCTACGTAAAAGCAAGTTCATTCCAGGGCGGATTGAAAACGGCTGACGATTTTGAAAATACCGTTAAAAAGCAAGGGCTCAACAAACGCAACGCTCAATATCTCCGTCAGATGGATTATACCATCCCCGGTATCAAATATGCAAGGGAAATCATCCGCTGGGCATATCACGAAGATACCAAAAAAGGCAGCATTTCGCAGGTATTTGATGTCGAAGGTTCATATGTGGTAGCTGTATTAAAAGAAATCCGCGAGAAAGGTATCGCCAGCCTCGAACAAATTAAACAACAAATTGAACCCCTTGTAAAACGTGATAAAAAAGCTGAAACTTTGACTTTGCAAATCAACAGTGCCATGGCATCGGTAAAAGACATTAACCAGCTTGCCGCTAAATTCAATGCCAAAACCGATACCATCAGTATTACATTTGCAACCTACAATTTGCCTCAATACGGACGCGAAACGGAAGTAATCGGAAAAACTTTTACCCTAAAACCCGGCATAGTGTCAAAACCCATTAAGGGTACCGTAGGTGTGTTTGTTGTAATTGTTGACAACTTTACCGAACCCACTGCTAAAACCGACTACAAACAGGATGCTTTTATGATGTACAACAATTTTGCCGGAACCGTGAACCGTGAACTATACACCATAATGAAAGACAACGCCAACATTAAGGACAACCGCTGGATGTTCTATTAA